Proteins from one Comamonas flocculans genomic window:
- a CDS encoding ABC transporter ATP-binding protein: MNASQTTAIRFKDVQAWYGESHILHGVNFHVQGGEVVSLLGRNGAGRTTSLRALMGLVGRRTGSIEINGVDTVSMAPHQIARLGVGYCPEERGILTSLSCEENLLLPPKVAEGGMGVDEIYAMFPNLQARRASPGGRLSGGEQQMLAVARILRTGAKILLLDEISEGLAPVIVQALARMIRELRTRGFTVLMVEQNFHFAAPLADRFYIMERGQILRELSAAELQGNMQTLHQYLSV, translated from the coding sequence ATGAACGCATCCCAAACGACGGCCATCCGCTTCAAGGACGTGCAGGCCTGGTACGGAGAGTCCCACATCCTGCATGGCGTCAACTTCCACGTGCAAGGCGGCGAGGTGGTAAGCCTGCTGGGGCGCAACGGCGCGGGCCGCACGACCAGCCTGCGCGCGCTCATGGGCCTGGTGGGCAGGCGCACCGGCAGCATCGAGATCAACGGCGTGGACACGGTGAGCATGGCGCCGCACCAGATTGCGCGCCTGGGCGTGGGCTATTGCCCGGAAGAGCGCGGCATCCTCACCTCGCTGAGCTGCGAAGAGAACCTGCTGCTGCCGCCCAAGGTGGCCGAAGGCGGCATGGGCGTGGACGAGATCTACGCCATGTTTCCCAACCTGCAGGCGCGCCGCGCCAGCCCGGGCGGGCGCCTGTCGGGCGGTGAGCAGCAGATGCTGGCGGTGGCGCGCATCCTGCGCACCGGCGCCAAGATACTGCTGCTCGACGAAATTTCCGAAGGTCTGGCGCCCGTCATCGTGCAGGCGCTGGCGCGCATGATCCGCGAGCTGCGCACCCGGGGCTTCACCGTGCTCATGGTCGAGCAGAATTTCCACTTCGCCGCGCCGCTGGCCGACCGCTTCTACATCATGGAGCGTGGCCAGATCCTGCGCGAACTCAGTGCCGCGGAGCTGCAGGGCAACATGCAGACCCTGCACCAGTACCTGAGTGTCTGA
- the modC gene encoding molybdenum ABC transporter ATP-binding protein: MSPEQTIAARLHLARADFTLDVDLALPGQGVTALFGPSGCGKTTCLRALAGLERAAGRVQVKGAIWQDDATRTWLPTHRRQLGYVFQEASLFPHLTVRRNIEYGQRRLAAGRRRISLDQAVQLLGLATLLERLPHTLSGGERQRVAIARALAASPRLLLMDEPLAALDAARKAEVLPYLERLQHQLDIPVLYVSHAIDEVARLASHLVLLHQGRVLAHGPTAELLARADLPLAHADNAGALVSGTVSHHDPHEHLLSVRLAGCTLRLVSSRQHAVGEAVRLRIPARDVSLARVPAEGSTILNILPVRITRLVPDGAGQVLVALDCAGSALLARITAHSCAALALAPGQTLHAHVKGVALAD; encoded by the coding sequence ATGTCGCCTGAGCAGACGATAGCCGCCAGGCTGCATCTGGCGCGCGCCGATTTCACGCTGGACGTAGACCTGGCGCTGCCCGGCCAGGGTGTGACGGCGCTGTTCGGCCCCTCGGGCTGCGGCAAGACCACCTGCCTGCGCGCACTGGCCGGGCTGGAGCGCGCGGCGGGGCGGGTGCAGGTCAAGGGAGCCATCTGGCAGGACGACGCCACCCGCACCTGGCTGCCCACGCACCGGCGCCAGCTGGGCTACGTGTTCCAGGAGGCCAGCCTGTTTCCCCACCTCACGGTGCGGCGCAACATCGAATACGGCCAGCGCCGCCTGGCGGCCGGGCGGCGGCGCATTTCGCTGGATCAGGCGGTGCAGCTGCTGGGCCTGGCCACGCTGCTGGAGCGCCTGCCGCACACCCTCTCGGGCGGCGAGCGCCAGCGCGTGGCCATCGCCCGCGCGCTGGCCGCCAGCCCCCGCCTGCTGCTGATGGACGAGCCGCTGGCCGCGCTGGACGCCGCGCGCAAGGCCGAGGTGCTGCCCTACCTGGAGCGCCTGCAGCACCAGCTGGACATTCCCGTGCTCTATGTGAGCCACGCCATCGACGAGGTGGCGCGCCTGGCCAGCCACCTGGTGCTGCTGCACCAGGGCCGCGTGCTGGCCCACGGCCCCACGGCCGAGCTGCTGGCGCGCGCTGACCTGCCGCTGGCCCATGCGGACAACGCGGGCGCGCTGGTGAGCGGCACGGTCAGCCACCACGACCCGCACGAGCATTTGCTCAGCGTGCGGCTGGCCGGCTGCACGCTGCGCCTGGTGAGCAGCCGCCAGCACGCCGTGGGCGAGGCGGTGCGCCTGCGCATCCCCGCGCGCGACGTGAGCCTGGCGCGCGTGCCGGCCGAGGGCAGCACCATCCTGAACATCCTGCCGGTGCGCATCACCCGGCTGGTGCCCGACGGCGCCGGGCAGGTGCTGGTGGCGCTGGACTGCGCGGGCAGCGCGCTGCTGGCGCGCATCACCGCGCATTCGTGCGCGGCGCTGGCCCTCGCGCCCGGGCAGACCCTGCACGCCCATGTCAAGGGGGTGGCGCTGGCGGACTGA
- a CDS encoding branched-chain amino acid ABC transporter permease, with product MDIFGIPVQALMGQLLIGLINGSFYALLSLGLAVIFGLLNIINFAHGAFYMMGAFGAYLLLNKLGLNYWWALLLSPIIVGAVGVVLERTMLKRLYQLDHLYGLLLTFGLALIIQGLFRNEFGSSGLPYAIPAQLSGGQNLGFMFLPNYRAWVIVASLIVCLLTWYVIEHTRLGGYLRAATENPQLVQAFGINVPRMITLTFGFGVGLAALAGVMAAPIYQVGPLMGADLIIVVFAVVVIGGMGSIMGAIVTGFGLGLVEGLTKVFYPEASTTVIFVIMTIVLLLRPAGLFGAEK from the coding sequence ATGGACATATTCGGCATTCCCGTGCAGGCCTTGATGGGGCAACTGCTCATCGGGCTGATCAATGGCTCCTTCTACGCCCTGCTCTCGCTCGGGCTGGCCGTGATATTCGGCCTGCTCAACATCATCAACTTCGCCCACGGCGCGTTCTACATGATGGGCGCGTTCGGGGCCTATCTGCTGCTCAACAAGCTGGGCCTCAATTACTGGTGGGCCCTGCTGCTGTCCCCGATCATCGTCGGGGCCGTGGGCGTGGTGCTCGAGCGCACCATGCTCAAGCGCCTGTACCAGCTCGACCACCTCTACGGCCTCTTGCTCACCTTCGGGCTGGCGCTGATCATCCAGGGGCTGTTCCGCAATGAATTTGGCTCCAGCGGCCTGCCCTACGCGATACCCGCGCAGCTGTCGGGCGGGCAGAACCTGGGCTTCATGTTCCTGCCCAACTACCGCGCCTGGGTCATCGTCGCGTCGCTCATCGTCTGCCTGCTGACCTGGTACGTGATCGAGCACACGCGCCTGGGCGGCTATCTGCGCGCCGCGACCGAGAACCCGCAGCTGGTGCAGGCCTTCGGCATCAACGTGCCGCGCATGATCACGCTCACCTTCGGCTTCGGCGTGGGTCTGGCGGCGCTGGCCGGCGTCATGGCCGCGCCCATCTACCAGGTCGGTCCGCTCATGGGGGCCGATCTCATCATCGTCGTGTTTGCCGTGGTGGTCATAGGCGGCATGGGCTCGATCATGGGCGCCATCGTCACCGGCTTCGGTCTGGGGCTGGTCGAAGGCCTGACCAAGGTCTTCTACCCTGAAGCTTCCACCACCGTGATCTTCGTCATCATGACCATCGTGCTGCTGCTGCGACCGGCAGGGCTGTTTGGCGCAGAAAAGTAA
- the modB gene encoding molybdate ABC transporter permease subunit: MLPSLSADDWSAIRLTLELASLTTALLLLVCTPLAWWLARTDSRWRAPIGAVVALPLVLPPTVIGFYLLVALGPHSPLGQFTEALGLGRLPFTFGGLLVGSMVYSLPFAVQPLQRAFEAMGARPLEVAASLGAGPLDRFFTVALPLARPGFVTAAVLSFAHTVGEFGVVLMIGGNIAGKTRVVSVQIYDHVEAMAYSQAHWLSGGMLAFAFIVLVLLHWLQPGKAGHVA, from the coding sequence GTGCTCCCTTCCCTCTCCGCCGACGACTGGTCCGCCATCCGGCTCACGCTGGAGCTGGCCAGCCTGACCACCGCGCTGCTGCTGCTGGTGTGCACGCCGCTGGCCTGGTGGCTGGCGCGCACGGACTCGCGCTGGCGCGCGCCGATCGGCGCGGTGGTGGCGCTACCGCTGGTGCTGCCGCCCACGGTGATCGGCTTTTACCTGCTGGTGGCGCTGGGGCCGCACAGCCCGCTGGGGCAGTTCACCGAGGCGCTGGGGCTGGGCCGCCTGCCCTTCACCTTCGGCGGGCTGCTGGTGGGCTCCATGGTGTATTCGCTGCCGTTTGCGGTGCAGCCGCTGCAGCGCGCCTTCGAGGCCATGGGCGCGCGCCCGCTGGAGGTGGCCGCGTCGCTGGGCGCGGGGCCGCTGGACCGCTTCTTCACCGTGGCGCTGCCGCTGGCGCGGCCCGGCTTCGTCACCGCGGCGGTGCTCAGCTTTGCGCACACGGTGGGGGAATTCGGCGTGGTCTTGATGATAGGCGGCAACATCGCCGGCAAGACGCGCGTGGTCTCGGTGCAGATCTACGACCACGTGGAGGCCATGGCCTACAGCCAGGCGCACTGGCTCTCGGGCGGCATGCTGGCGTTTGCCTTCATCGTGCTGGTGCTGCTGCACTGGCTGCAGCCGGGCAAGGCGGGCCATGTCGCCTGA
- a CDS encoding TOBE domain-containing protein: MARMAQKTLAVFDALGHERADRRIAILRQIGALGSISQAARSAGVSYKAAWQAIDTLTNLAGVPLVERVVGGVGGGGARLTDAARELLAAAEAMHRARGEVALGLARQGKGHAALAQLAVRTSMRNQWPCTVCSVQRQGPLALVDLQGPGGALALQARLTRESAELLGLAAGLAVQVLCKATAVQVYPAAQAQPGDQPNHWPGRVRRVARGPLGDEVAVQLDGGLQLVGFAPPGSGLRARSAVVASAQPSALALMLAD, translated from the coding sequence ATGGCGCGCATGGCGCAAAAGACACTGGCGGTTTTCGATGCCCTGGGGCATGAGCGCGCCGATCGGCGCATCGCCATCCTGCGCCAGATCGGGGCGCTGGGCTCCATCTCGCAGGCGGCGCGCAGCGCGGGCGTGAGCTACAAGGCGGCGTGGCAGGCGATAGATACCCTGACCAACCTGGCCGGCGTGCCGCTGGTCGAGCGCGTGGTGGGCGGCGTGGGCGGTGGCGGCGCGCGCCTGACCGATGCGGCCCGCGAACTGCTGGCCGCGGCCGAGGCCATGCACCGGGCCCGCGGCGAAGTGGCCTTGGGCCTGGCCCGCCAGGGCAAGGGCCATGCGGCGCTGGCGCAGCTGGCCGTGCGCACCAGCATGCGCAACCAGTGGCCCTGCACCGTCTGCAGCGTGCAGCGGCAGGGGCCGCTGGCCCTGGTGGACCTGCAGGGGCCGGGCGGCGCACTCGCGCTGCAGGCGCGCCTGACGCGCGAGAGCGCCGAGCTGCTGGGGCTGGCGGCGGGCCTGGCGGTGCAGGTGCTGTGCAAGGCCACCGCGGTGCAGGTGTATCCGGCGGCGCAGGCGCAGCCCGGCGATCAGCCCAACCACTGGCCCGGCCGCGTGCGGCGCGTGGCGCGCGGCCCGCTGGGCGACGAGGTGGCGGTGCAGCTCGATGGCGGCCTGCAGCTGGTGGGCTTCGCACCCCCGGGCTCGGGCTTGCGCGCGCGCTCTGCGGTGGTGGCCAGCGCGCAGCCCAGCGCTCTGGCGCTGATGCTGGCCGACTAG
- the modA gene encoding molybdate ABC transporter substrate-binding protein, whose translation MHGLTLLRRSLLALFAVMAGALTWCAGARADTVAVAVAANFTAPMQKIAAQFAQDTGHTAQLSFGSTGKFHAQIRNGAPFGVLLAADTTTPQKLADEGLGVSASRFTYAIGQLVLWSRQAGYVDAEGKVLATGGWRHLAIANPRLAPYGAAAMQTLGQLGLADQVAGRIVQGESIAQAYQFVASGNAELGFVALSQVYDSGRLREGSGWVVPASLHAPIRQDAIVLQPGRDNAAAAALMQYLRGEKARAIITSYGYAY comes from the coding sequence ATGCATGGCCTGACCCTGCTTCGCCGGTCCCTTCTTGCGCTGTTCGCCGTCATGGCCGGGGCGCTGACCTGGTGCGCCGGCGCCCGGGCCGACACCGTTGCGGTGGCGGTGGCCGCCAACTTCACCGCGCCCATGCAGAAGATCGCCGCGCAGTTCGCGCAGGACACGGGCCACACGGCGCAGCTGTCCTTCGGCTCCACCGGCAAGTTCCATGCGCAGATCCGCAATGGCGCGCCGTTTGGCGTCCTGCTGGCGGCCGACACCACTACGCCGCAAAAGCTGGCCGACGAGGGCCTGGGCGTGTCCGCCTCGCGCTTCACCTACGCCATCGGCCAGCTGGTGCTCTGGAGCCGGCAGGCGGGCTACGTGGACGCCGAGGGCAAGGTGCTGGCCACGGGCGGCTGGCGCCACCTTGCCATCGCCAACCCGCGGTTGGCGCCCTATGGCGCGGCGGCGATGCAGACGCTCGGCCAGCTCGGGCTTGCGGACCAGGTGGCCGGGCGCATCGTGCAGGGCGAGAGCATTGCCCAGGCCTACCAGTTCGTCGCCTCGGGCAATGCCGAGCTGGGGTTCGTCGCGCTCTCGCAGGTTTACGACAGCGGCCGGCTGCGCGAGGGCTCGGGCTGGGTGGTGCCCGCCAGCCTGCACGCACCCATCCGCCAGGACGCCATCGTGCTGCAGCCCGGCAGGGACAATGCGGCGGCGGCGGCGCTGATGCAGTATCTGCGGGGCGAGAAGGCGCGCGCCATCATCACCTCCTATGGCTATGCTTATTGA
- a CDS encoding ABC transporter substrate-binding protein: protein MKRKLLCSLIAGIGLAAGGLAHAEVSGGVVKIGVLSDMSGPYADLSGPGSVVAAKMAAEDYVKQTGSKLKIEIVSGDHQNKPDVGSSITRKWIDSEGVDMILDVPTSSVMFAVAEVVKEKNKVLVDSTGGSSDMTGKSCNANTVHWTYDTWMLAHGTGSAVVKSGGDSWFFLTADYAFGHALEKDTSEVVKANGGKVLGSVKVPLGTTDFSSFLLQAQGSKAKIVGLANAGNDTINSIKQAAEFGIVKGGQKMAGLLVFISDVHGLGLQTAQGLQLTETFYWNQDDGARAWSKRFGERHGGKMPTSAQAGVYAGMLHYLKAVDALQEDADGAKVVAEMKKLPTDDPLFGKGVVREDGRKIHPAYLFEVKTPAESKAPWDYYKLVQTIPADQAFRPLKDGNCPLVK from the coding sequence ATGAAACGCAAATTGCTGTGTTCCCTGATTGCCGGCATCGGCCTGGCTGCCGGCGGCCTGGCGCACGCCGAGGTGAGCGGTGGCGTGGTGAAGATCGGGGTGCTCTCGGACATGTCCGGTCCCTATGCGGATCTCTCCGGCCCGGGCTCGGTCGTTGCGGCCAAGATGGCGGCCGAGGACTACGTCAAGCAGACCGGCTCCAAGCTCAAGATCGAGATCGTCTCGGGCGACCACCAGAACAAGCCGGACGTCGGCTCCAGCATCACGCGCAAGTGGATCGACTCCGAAGGCGTGGACATGATCCTGGACGTGCCGACCTCCTCGGTGATGTTCGCCGTCGCCGAGGTGGTCAAGGAAAAGAACAAGGTGCTCGTCGACTCCACCGGCGGCTCCTCGGACATGACCGGCAAGTCCTGCAACGCCAACACCGTGCACTGGACCTATGACACCTGGATGCTGGCCCACGGCACGGGTTCGGCCGTGGTCAAGAGCGGTGGTGACAGCTGGTTCTTCCTGACCGCCGACTACGCCTTCGGCCACGCGCTCGAGAAGGACACCTCCGAGGTCGTCAAGGCCAACGGCGGCAAGGTGCTGGGCAGCGTCAAGGTGCCGCTGGGCACGACGGACTTCTCGTCCTTCCTGCTGCAGGCCCAGGGCTCCAAGGCCAAGATCGTCGGCCTGGCCAACGCCGGCAACGACACCATCAACTCGATCAAGCAGGCGGCCGAGTTCGGCATCGTCAAGGGCGGCCAGAAGATGGCCGGTCTGCTGGTGTTCATCAGCGACGTGCACGGCCTGGGCCTGCAGACCGCCCAGGGCCTGCAGCTGACCGAGACCTTCTACTGGAACCAGGACGACGGCGCGCGCGCATGGTCCAAGCGCTTTGGCGAGCGCCATGGCGGCAAGATGCCCACCTCGGCCCAGGCAGGCGTGTACGCCGGCATGCTGCACTATCTGAAGGCGGTGGACGCGCTGCAGGAGGATGCCGACGGCGCCAAGGTGGTGGCCGAGATGAAGAAGCTGCCCACGGACGACCCGCTGTTCGGCAAGGGCGTGGTGCGTGAGGACGGTCGCAAGATCCACCCCGCCTACCTGTTCGAGGTGAAGACGCCGGCCGAGTCCAAGGCGCCCTGGGACTACTACAAGCTGGTGCAGACCATCCCGGCAGACCAGGCATTCCGTCCGCTCAAGGACGGCAATTGCCCGCTGGTGAAGTAA
- a CDS encoding TRAP transporter small permease subunit, with protein MQALLSLSRAIDRLNTFIGKYAIWLIFGATVISAVNAVIRKIFNYSSNGFLEVQWYLFAWSFLIAAGYTLLKREHVRIDVLNSHFPKKVQLAIEMFGLVFFLTPVCLMVLYYVTPLTLQMYQSGEMSNNPGGLIRWPVWLALPVGFTLLLLQGWSELIKCIAFALGKGPDPTIKPNEKSDEEALIEALRQETAAKAAQPAPPPAQAV; from the coding sequence ATGCAGGCACTACTGTCGCTCTCGCGAGCCATAGACAGACTCAATACTTTCATCGGCAAATACGCCATCTGGCTGATTTTTGGCGCCACCGTCATCAGCGCCGTCAATGCCGTCATCCGCAAGATCTTCAACTACAGCTCCAACGGCTTTCTGGAGGTGCAGTGGTACCTGTTTGCCTGGTCTTTCCTGATCGCCGCCGGCTACACCCTGCTCAAACGCGAGCACGTGCGCATCGACGTGCTCAACAGCCATTTCCCCAAGAAGGTGCAGCTGGCCATCGAGATGTTCGGCCTGGTGTTCTTCCTCACGCCGGTCTGCCTGATGGTGCTGTACTACGTCACGCCGCTGACCCTGCAGATGTATCAGAGCGGCGAGATGTCGAACAACCCCGGCGGCCTGATCCGCTGGCCGGTGTGGCTGGCCCTGCCCGTGGGCTTCACGCTGCTGCTGCTGCAGGGCTGGTCGGAACTGATCAAGTGCATCGCCTTCGCGCTGGGCAAGGGGCCTGACCCGACCATCAAGCCCAACGAGAAATCCGACGAAGAGGCGCTGATCGAGGCGCTGCGCCAGGAAACCGCCGCCAAGGCCGCCCAGCCGGCGCCGCCCCCGGCCCAGGCCGTCTGA
- a CDS encoding M20 aminoacylase family protein, with the protein MKLIEPILAQAAALTELRRDIHAHPELCFEEERTAALVAERLRHWGAEVHAGLGRTGVVGVVHGRDGGKSGRALGLRADMDALPMTEFNTFAHASTLPGKMHACGHDGHTAMLLAAGQYLATERDFDGSVYLIFQPAEEGGGGAREMIGDGLFTRFPMEAVFGMHNWPGVPAGVLAVSSGPVMGSSNEFRITITGKGGHAAMPHMGTDPVPIACQLVQAFQTIVSRNRKPVDAGVISVTMIHAGEANNVIPDACELQGTVRTFSFETLDLIERRMREITEGLCAAFGASHRFEFQRNYPPTINTAYEAEFCRRVIVELVGEAKALPQEPSLGAEDFAYMLQQRPGAYCFIGNGDGAHRGDYPGGTHDAGPCTLHNPHYDFNDALIPLGASYWVRLAQAWLAHTPPPRDRGAVQGLQAPDRGL; encoded by the coding sequence ATGAAGCTGATCGAACCGATACTCGCGCAAGCTGCGGCGCTGACCGAACTGCGGCGTGACATCCATGCGCATCCGGAGCTGTGTTTCGAAGAGGAGCGTACCGCCGCACTGGTGGCCGAGCGGCTGCGCCATTGGGGTGCCGAGGTCCATGCCGGCCTGGGCCGCACCGGCGTGGTCGGCGTGGTGCATGGCCGCGACGGCGGCAAGAGCGGGCGCGCGCTGGGCCTGCGCGCCGACATGGACGCGCTGCCGATGACCGAGTTCAACACCTTCGCCCACGCCAGCACGCTGCCCGGAAAGATGCACGCCTGCGGCCACGACGGCCACACCGCGATGCTGCTGGCGGCGGGCCAGTACCTGGCCACCGAGCGCGACTTCGACGGCAGCGTGTACCTGATCTTTCAGCCGGCCGAGGAAGGCGGCGGCGGCGCGCGCGAGATGATCGGCGACGGCCTGTTCACCCGCTTTCCGATGGAGGCGGTGTTCGGCATGCACAACTGGCCCGGCGTGCCCGCCGGGGTGCTGGCGGTGAGCAGCGGCCCGGTCATGGGTTCAAGCAACGAATTTCGCATCACCATCACCGGCAAGGGCGGGCACGCGGCCATGCCCCACATGGGCACCGACCCGGTGCCCATCGCCTGCCAGCTGGTGCAGGCCTTTCAGACCATCGTCTCGCGCAACCGCAAGCCCGTCGATGCGGGGGTGATCTCGGTCACCATGATCCATGCGGGCGAGGCCAACAACGTAATCCCCGATGCCTGCGAGCTGCAGGGCACGGTGCGCACCTTCAGCTTCGAGACGCTGGACCTGATAGAGCGGCGCATGCGCGAAATCACCGAAGGGCTGTGCGCCGCCTTCGGCGCCAGCCACCGTTTCGAGTTCCAGCGCAACTACCCGCCGACCATCAACACCGCCTACGAGGCCGAGTTCTGCCGCCGCGTGATCGTCGAGCTCGTCGGCGAGGCCAAGGCCCTGCCCCAGGAGCCCAGTCTGGGCGCGGAAGACTTTGCCTACATGCTGCAGCAGCGCCCCGGTGCCTACTGCTTCATCGGCAACGGCGACGGCGCGCACCGCGGCGACTACCCCGGCGGCACGCACGACGCCGGCCCCTGCACGCTGCACAACCCGCATTACGACTTCAACGACGCGCTGATTCCGCTGGGCGCCAGCTACTGGGTGCGGCTGGCGCAGGCCTGGCTCGCGCACACGCCGCCGCCGCGGGACCGGGGGGCCGTGCAAGGTCTCCAGGCGCCTGATCGCGGCCTCTAG
- a CDS encoding sigma-54 interaction domain-containing protein, with the protein MPADVTHTAQLPLEPQGILDLAVRSMFQLLSSLSQGMFIIDVHARIVWVNEGYRRFLPALGLNSIDDFLGHLVEEVIPNTQMRRVLETGKPVLIDLLTNRAGTFVVSRLPLLGEGGAVIGAIGMVLFDQPETTLQPLIAKFARLQQDLEDARRELAAQRSAQAVGGRRAKYTLAGFIGASSAAVEVKRRARRAAVSSSPVLLLGETGTGKELLAHGIHAASARAARPFVSVNIAAVPDTLLEAEFFGYVAGSFTGADRRGREGKFKLADGGTLFLDEIGDMPLALQSKLLRVLQEAEIEPLGSNQLVAVDVRIVAATSRDLPALVREGKFREDLYYRLNVLPIRVPPLRERREDIPALVEVLGEDLAQRSGAVQPELLPEAMALLRAQAWRGNIRELRNVLEQAVLRSDSLAIDAGQLEAVLRESGQEPSVPPTAAPAPAMPAPRNAEMLLRPLAEQVQELECRAIAAALQACRGNKALAARQLGISRATLYDRLGTMSENTTPA; encoded by the coding sequence ATGCCTGCCGACGTGACGCACACCGCGCAACTGCCCCTGGAGCCGCAAGGCATTCTTGACCTTGCGGTGCGCTCGATGTTCCAGTTGCTCTCCAGCCTGAGCCAGGGCATGTTCATCATCGACGTGCATGCGCGCATCGTCTGGGTCAACGAGGGGTATCGGCGCTTTCTGCCGGCGCTGGGGCTGAACTCGATCGACGATTTTCTCGGTCACCTGGTCGAGGAGGTGATACCCAACACCCAGATGCGCCGCGTGCTGGAAACCGGCAAACCGGTGCTGATCGATCTGCTGACCAACCGCGCGGGCACCTTCGTCGTCAGCCGCCTGCCGCTGCTGGGCGAGGGCGGGGCGGTGATAGGCGCCATCGGCATGGTGCTGTTCGACCAGCCGGAGACGACCTTGCAGCCGCTGATCGCCAAGTTCGCGCGGCTGCAGCAGGACCTGGAAGATGCGCGGCGCGAGCTCGCGGCCCAGCGCAGCGCGCAGGCAGTGGGCGGGCGGCGCGCCAAGTACACCCTGGCGGGCTTCATCGGCGCGAGCAGCGCGGCGGTCGAGGTCAAGCGCCGCGCCCGCAGGGCGGCGGTCTCCAGCAGCCCGGTGCTGCTGCTCGGAGAAACCGGCACGGGCAAAGAGCTGCTGGCCCACGGCATCCACGCCGCCTCGGCGCGCGCTGCCCGGCCCTTCGTGAGCGTGAACATCGCGGCCGTGCCCGATACCCTGCTCGAAGCGGAATTCTTCGGCTATGTCGCGGGCTCGTTCACCGGCGCGGACCGGCGCGGGCGCGAGGGCAAGTTCAAGCTGGCCGACGGCGGCACGCTGTTCCTCGACGAGATCGGCGACATGCCGCTGGCCCTGCAGTCCAAGCTGCTGCGCGTGCTGCAGGAGGCGGAAATCGAGCCGCTGGGCAGCAACCAGCTGGTGGCGGTGGACGTGCGCATCGTCGCCGCCACCAGCCGCGACCTGCCGGCGCTGGTGCGTGAGGGAAAGTTTCGCGAGGATCTCTATTACCGGCTCAACGTGCTGCCGATCCGCGTGCCGCCGCTGCGCGAGCGGCGCGAGGACATTCCCGCCCTGGTGGAGGTGCTGGGCGAAGACCTGGCCCAGCGCAGCGGCGCGGTGCAGCCGGAATTGCTGCCCGAGGCCATGGCCTTGCTGCGCGCGCAGGCCTGGCGCGGCAACATCCGCGAACTGCGCAACGTGCTCGAGCAGGCGGTGCTGAGGAGCGATTCGCTGGCCATCGATGCGGGGCAGCTCGAAGCGGTGCTGCGTGAATCCGGCCAGGAGCCGAGCGTCCCGCCCACCGCCGCACCGGCCCCCGCCATGCCCGCGCCCCGGAACGCCGAGATGCTGCTGCGGCCACTGGCCGAGCAGGTGCAGGAGCTCGAATGCCGCGCGATCGCCGCGGCGCTGCAGGCCTGCCGCGGCAACAAGGCGCTGGCAGCGCGCCAACTGGGGATTTCACGCGCCACCCTCTACGACCGGCTCGGCACAATGTCGGAAAACACGACGCCTGCCTGA
- a CDS encoding ABC transporter ATP-binding protein: MGEYILETSHLTKEFKGFTAVSDVKLSVRKGAIHALIGPNGAGKTTCFNLLTKFLEPTRGKILFEGVDITSEKPAQVARRGMVRSFQISSTFPYMTVLENVRVGLQPTLGTSYNFWRSSRTLDQLNGRCMELLEHVGLAEFAHLKAMELPYGRKRALEIATTLAVDPKLLLLDEPTQGMGHEDVEMITELIKKVAANRTVLMVEHNMGVVGRIADTITVLQFGQVIAEGPYSEVSRNPQVLEAYMGSSDEALAGIGE, encoded by the coding sequence ATGGGTGAATACATACTCGAAACCTCGCACCTGACCAAGGAGTTCAAGGGCTTCACTGCGGTCAGTGACGTCAAGCTTTCGGTCAGAAAGGGCGCGATCCATGCGCTCATCGGCCCCAACGGCGCAGGCAAGACGACCTGCTTCAACCTGCTCACCAAGTTTCTCGAACCCACGCGCGGCAAGATCCTGTTCGAGGGCGTGGACATCACCAGCGAGAAGCCGGCCCAGGTGGCGCGCCGCGGCATGGTGCGCTCGTTCCAGATCTCGTCCACCTTCCCCTACATGACGGTGCTGGAAAACGTGCGCGTCGGCCTGCAGCCGACCCTGGGCACGAGCTACAACTTCTGGCGCTCGTCGCGCACCCTGGACCAGCTCAATGGCCGGTGCATGGAGTTGCTGGAGCACGTCGGCCTGGCGGAGTTCGCCCATCTCAAGGCCATGGAGCTGCCCTATGGCCGCAAGCGGGCGCTGGAGATCGCCACGACGCTCGCGGTCGACCCCAAACTGCTGCTGCTCGACGAGCCCACGCAGGGCATGGGGCACGAGGACGTGGAGATGATCACCGAGCTGATCAAGAAGGTGGCCGCCAACCGCACGGTGCTGATGGTGGAACACAACATGGGCGTGGTCGGGCGCATTGCCGACACGATCACCGTGCTGCAGTTCGGCCAGGTGATCGCCGAGGGCCCGTATTCGGAGGTATCGCGCAATCCCCAGGTGCTCGAGGCCTACATGGGCAGCAGCGACGAGGCGCTCGCCGGCATCGGTGAATGA